One stretch of Sylvia atricapilla isolate bSylAtr1 chromosome 4, bSylAtr1.pri, whole genome shotgun sequence DNA includes these proteins:
- the TMEM128 gene encoding transmembrane protein 128 has product MEPGGGGDALPRLRRSGRRGPEPREPREPREPQPPGRGGGTAEESTAVEKTRPLNRLNIHSAFWILASIAVTYYFDFLKNIKETMQADSWWLSCGSCLLAACLCIAFYCILYLEWYCGIQDYDEQYPALIPVTTATFIAAAICFNVALWPVWSFFTPVLLFVQFMGVVMLVSLLG; this is encoded by the exons ATGgagcccggcggcggcggggacgcGCTCCCGAGGCTGCGGCGCTcggggcggcgcgggccggagccccgggagccccgggagccgcGGGAGCCGCAGCCGCCTGGCCGGGGCGGCGGGACGGCCG AAGAGTCTACAGCTGTAGAGAAGACGAGGCCTCTTAACAGACTGAATATTCATTCTGCATTCTGGATTTTGGCATCAATAGCTGTGACATActactttgattttttaaaaaacattaaagaaactATGCAAGCGGATAG CTGGTGGCTTTCCTGTGGCTCTTGTTTATTGGCTGCATGTTTATGTATTGCCTTTTACTGCATACTGTATCTTGAGTGGTACTGTGGGATTCAGGACTATGATGAACAGTACCCTGCCCTGATTCCTGTCACAACAGCTACCTTTATAGCAGCAGCAATTTG tttcaaTGTTGCCTTGTGGCCTGTCTGGTCATTTTTTACACCTGTGTTGCTCTTCGTTCAGTTCATGGGTGTTGTGATGCTTGTGTCACTCCTTGGATAA